GAGGGCGGCAGCATGACGCGCGTTGCAGAAAAAACCGGACTCGAGCGCACCCACCTGTACCGCAAGCTCAAGCAGCTGGGCGTGGAGCCGAGCAAGGTATCCCGCAAAGGGTGATTCCCGCCACGCTCGTCATCGGCGCCAACCCGGCTGCGCGGGAAGCAGCCATTCGCGCGGCGCTTGCTCCCGCAGAACACACTGCCATCATTCTCGAGGGCATTCCGGATACCCAGTCCGGCCTTGAATCCGCAATACCGGCGCCGCGGATCGCGCGCATCGCCCCCGGCTGCGTGTGTTGCACCGGCAACCTCACGCTGCGCGTCTCACTCAACCGGCTGTTACGCACGAAGCCGGACCGGCTTTTTATCGGTGTGGCAACGTCTGCCCACATTGCACAGATCCGTGCATTTCTTTCTGCTCCGCCCTACGACAATTTACTCGCGCTGACTAAAGATTTGCACGCCTGATGCCGTTCCTGATGACAGGAACATCATTTATCCGGCGCGGCGGCCGCGGGAATCCGGCATCGGCTTGAAATCCATGCAGGTGGCCCCATTTTTGCATCATTGGTTCCGGGTCACCTGGAATTTATCCCGTACCAGAAGGAGCGCAAAAATGAACTTGATCTACAACAGCGAGCAGTACAGCGTCGTAGAGTTCGGCGCCGACGACAGGCGCGAAGCCTTGCGCTTTGGCGGATATGAAATCATGGACAAATCCGGCAAGCGCGAGATCTTCATTGGCGGCACGCTCGCCAAGTCATTCCGCGAAGAGGTGGAAAACCTGATCGCAACCGAACCGACGGTGGAAGAGATTGACGACTTCCTCGGCAAATACGACGCACTGATGCGTCAGCCAGTCACCCTGCACTAATTACAAACCCCCGCCACAGAATACACGGCGTTCTGTGGAGTTCCGGAACTTCGCTGCGACTGTGCCTGAGTGCTGCCCTGTGGCATGATGGCGGGCAAAATCAGTCGGCTCCCATTCCAACGCAAACCAAGTCGCGCGGGTACCACCCGTGCAGGGCGACGTCTTTGCGCTGCGCTGGAATGGGAGCCCGCCAGCGAGGTTTGGAATGAATCGGTCGAATGCAGGGAATGTGACTCGCCGCGCGAGCGCGCAGGCGTGCCGGAAGACGTGAGACGGCATGGACGCGAACTCTCGTCCCGTTACAAGCGCCCAGGAGGGCGTGCATGAACAGCTGCCCGCACTCGTTGCCAGGCATGCCCGGTCCGAGTACAGAAAGCCGTTCATGCCATACAACCGCGATGCGTTCGAGACGAGCGTCGCGGCGTGGCGCGCGGCAGGAAGCCGGCCGCTGATCCTCGATGCCGGTTGCGGCGTCGGCCTCTCCACTCGCCACCTCGCGCGCACGCATCCCGCGCACTTCGTCATCGGCGTCGACCAGTCGGCGGATCGCCTCGCGCGCAATACCGCGTGGGAGGGCCCCGTGCCCGCCAACTTCATCTGCGTGCGCGCGGATCTCGTCGACTACTGGCGGCTGATGCTCGCCGCAGACATTCGACCTGCGAAGCATTTCATCCTCTACCCCAATCCCTGGCCCAAGATCGGGCATCTGGCTCGGCGCTGGCACGGGCATCCCGTCTTTCCCGTCATCGTCGCCCTCGGCGGCGAGATCGAATGCCGCAGCAACTGGCGCATCTACGTGGAAGAATTTGCAGCAGCGCTCGCACAGCTTTCCGGTAGTGCGGTCACTGCCGAGCGCTTCGCCCCTGCCGGCCCGATCACCCCCTTCGAAAAAAAATATGCAGACTCCGGCCACTCGTTATGGCGCTGCGCGGCGGTGCTGCCAAGTTAATTCGCCATAGTTTCCGCGGTAATTATTACCTCTCGACAATTCATATTTTTATGAAACACTTTTGGACATCGAGCATTAGCGCGCGT
The nucleotide sequence above comes from Verrucomicrobiia bacterium. Encoded proteins:
- a CDS encoding GTP-binding protein yields the protein MIPATLVIGANPAAREAAIRAALAPAEHTAIILEGIPDTQSGLESAIPAPRIARIAPGCVCCTGNLTLRVSLNRLLRTKPDRLFIGVATSAHIAQIRAFLSAPPYDNLLALTKDLHA
- a CDS encoding methyltransferase domain-containing protein; translation: MDANSRPVTSAQEGVHEQLPALVARHARSEYRKPFMPYNRDAFETSVAAWRAAGSRPLILDAGCGVGLSTRHLARTHPAHFVIGVDQSADRLARNTAWEGPVPANFICVRADLVDYWRLMLAADIRPAKHFILYPNPWPKIGHLARRWHGHPVFPVIVALGGEIECRSNWRIYVEEFAAALAQLSGSAVTAERFAPAGPITPFEKKYADSGHSLWRCAAVLPS
- a CDS encoding helix-turn-helix domain-containing protein, which encodes EGGSMTRVAEKTGLERTHLYRKLKQLGVEPSKVSRKG
- a CDS encoding DUF3567 domain-containing protein; the encoded protein is MNLIYNSEQYSVVEFGADDRREALRFGGYEIMDKSGKREIFIGGTLAKSFREEVENLIATEPTVEEIDDFLGKYDALMRQPVTLH